In a genomic window of Pontibacter liquoris:
- the rimP gene encoding ribosome maturation factor RimP, whose amino-acid sequence MAITAKFIKEAAEASLPQEDLFVVDVAVSDTPVRPKITVLADGEQGITIDQCATISRRINKRIEETFGEEVSYVLEVSSPGVDFPLTQPKQYQRNVGRSLKVKLQDGTEKTGKLEDVTENGIGLLEETKQKGKKATYVPVQIPFGEIVKANVVISFK is encoded by the coding sequence ATGGCAATAACTGCAAAATTCATAAAAGAGGCCGCGGAAGCCAGTCTTCCGCAAGAGGACCTGTTTGTTGTGGATGTGGCCGTGTCTGACACGCCGGTGCGGCCCAAGATCACGGTGCTGGCCGATGGCGAACAAGGCATTACCATTGACCAGTGCGCAACCATCAGCCGCCGCATCAACAAAAGGATCGAGGAGACCTTTGGCGAAGAAGTGAGCTATGTGCTGGAGGTAAGCTCGCCGGGGGTGGATTTTCCGCTTACCCAGCCCAAGCAGTACCAGCGCAACGTGGGCCGCAGCCTGAAAGTAAAACTGCAGGACGGCACCGAGAAAACCGGCAAACTGGAGGATGTGACGGAAAACGGCATCGGTTTACTGGAAGAAACAAAACAAAAAGGCAAAAAGGCAACGTATGTGCCTGTGCAAATACCTTTCGGGGAGATTGTAAAAGCAAATGTGGTAATATCTTTTAAATGA
- a CDS encoding endonuclease/exonuclease/phosphatase family protein, giving the protein MAETFKKIRRRIWLIFNIVVVLWVLAGVLCLQVPPYKFWPAGFVAFSLPGALVLNFLFLLYWALRRSWVVVLPLAVLVLGHNYYSRLVAFRVGEKTAPAGAKTLQVLSYNTHIFNAYLGTPKSQQTTAGEMIDWIATHPADVYCLQEFYSKRHSNVYNTISKIGVRYDKYRFFSVANIDREKGDIGIVIFSRYPIVKRGVINFEMASANRVIWADIDVKGDTVRIYAAHLQSMSIKSEDIENTYYAIGDEASFKKEGRNVARRLRKGFIARGHQIETLLAHVAESPYPVIVCGDFNDIPFSYTYNQMAKLLENAFVEAGSGVGATYNGPIPFLRIDNQFYSPSLQAYEYKTHYEMGLSDHFPVSVKYVLHPDTVPAR; this is encoded by the coding sequence ATGGCGGAAACGTTTAAGAAAATAAGACGGCGGATATGGCTCATTTTCAACATCGTGGTGGTGTTGTGGGTGCTGGCGGGCGTGCTATGCCTGCAGGTGCCGCCTTACAAGTTCTGGCCCGCCGGTTTTGTAGCCTTTTCGCTGCCCGGTGCCCTTGTCTTAAATTTCCTGTTTCTGCTGTACTGGGCGCTGCGCCGCTCCTGGGTAGTAGTGCTGCCGCTGGCGGTGCTGGTGCTGGGCCACAATTATTACAGCCGGCTGGTGGCTTTCCGGGTTGGGGAGAAAACAGCGCCCGCAGGTGCCAAAACGCTGCAGGTGCTTTCTTACAACACGCATATTTTTAATGCTTATTTAGGCACCCCAAAGAGCCAGCAGACCACCGCCGGCGAAATGATCGACTGGATTGCCACCCACCCGGCCGATGTGTACTGCCTGCAGGAGTTTTACAGCAAGCGCCATTCCAATGTATACAACACCATCAGCAAAATAGGCGTGCGCTACGACAAGTATAGGTTCTTTTCTGTAGCCAACATAGACCGCGAAAAGGGCGATATCGGCATTGTGATCTTTTCCAGGTACCCTATAGTTAAAAGGGGCGTGATCAACTTCGAGATGGCCAGTGCCAACCGCGTAATCTGGGCAGATATAGATGTGAAAGGTGACACGGTGCGCATCTACGCGGCTCACCTGCAGTCGATGAGCATCAAGTCGGAAGATATCGAAAACACGTATTATGCCATTGGCGACGAGGCAAGCTTTAAGAAAGAAGGGCGCAACGTAGCGCGCCGGTTGCGGAAAGGGTTCATAGCCCGGGGCCACCAGATCGAGACGCTGCTGGCGCATGTGGCCGAGTCGCCGTACCCGGTTATTGTTTGCGGCGATTTTAACGATATCCCTTTCAGTTATACTTACAACCAGATGGCCAAGCTGCTGGAGAATGCTTTTGTGGAGGCGGGCAGCGGGGTGGGAGCGACCTACAACGGGCCCATACCGTTTCTGCGCATCGACAACCAGTTTTACAGCCCCAGCCTGCAGGCTTACGAGTATAAAACACATTATGAGATGGGCCTTTCAGACCACTTTCCGGTATCGGTTAAGTATGTGCTGCACCCCGACACCGTACCGGCCCGTTAG
- the cysS gene encoding cysteine--tRNA ligase has translation MQQKLNLYNTLTRKKEEFEPLHAPFVGMYVCGPTVYGEPHLGHARSAVTFDVLYRYLKYLGYTVRYVRNVTDVGHLENDADEGEDKIQKRAKLEHLEPMEVVQHYTNIYHEELRKLNVLPPDIEPRASGHIIEQIEMIQEILKNGLAYEVNGSVYFDVPAYNKGHHYGKLSGRNIDDLLSNTRATEGQEEKRSPLDFALWKKASPQHIMRWPSPWSEGFPGWHLECSAMSRKYLGITFDIHGGGLDLMFPHHECEIAQSQASDSHTDAAKYWVHNNMITVNGQKMGKSLGNFINLSELFSGNHAMLEEKYSPMTIRFFILQAHYRSTLDFSNEALQAARKGYTKLMNGLRVLAKLSTAVEDAGTPDAQLNEELLKLSEDCFRGMNDDLNTARTIAALFNLLKKINSLYLGQLPMAAITRGTFDTIRSTYTQLVLDVLGLQEEPSGDVEEMLELVLGFYKEAKETKAYDKVDHIRAELKKQGIVIKDLKTGIDWAYEE, from the coding sequence ATGCAACAAAAACTGAATCTCTACAACACACTTACACGCAAAAAGGAAGAATTTGAACCCCTGCACGCCCCCTTTGTGGGCATGTATGTCTGCGGACCTACCGTGTATGGCGAACCGCACCTGGGCCATGCCCGCAGTGCCGTTACCTTCGATGTGCTTTACCGCTACCTCAAATACCTGGGGTATACCGTACGCTACGTGCGCAACGTAACGGATGTAGGCCATCTGGAAAATGACGCCGACGAAGGAGAGGATAAAATTCAGAAAAGAGCGAAGCTCGAGCACCTGGAGCCCATGGAGGTGGTGCAGCACTACACCAATATTTACCACGAGGAACTGCGCAAGCTCAACGTGCTGCCGCCCGATATTGAGCCCCGCGCCTCTGGCCACATCATCGAGCAGATCGAGATGATCCAGGAGATCCTGAAGAACGGCCTGGCCTACGAGGTAAACGGCTCGGTATACTTTGATGTGCCGGCTTACAACAAGGGGCATCATTATGGCAAGCTCTCGGGCCGCAACATAGACGATTTGCTCAGCAACACCCGCGCCACCGAAGGGCAGGAAGAAAAGCGTTCGCCGCTGGACTTCGCGCTCTGGAAAAAGGCCTCGCCACAGCACATCATGCGCTGGCCTTCGCCCTGGAGCGAGGGCTTTCCGGGGTGGCACCTGGAGTGCTCGGCCATGAGCCGCAAGTACTTAGGCATAACCTTTGATATACATGGCGGTGGGCTGGACCTGATGTTTCCGCACCACGAGTGCGAGATAGCGCAGAGCCAGGCCAGCGACAGCCACACGGATGCTGCCAAATACTGGGTGCACAACAACATGATCACGGTGAATGGCCAAAAGATGGGCAAGTCGCTGGGGAACTTTATCAACCTGAGCGAGCTGTTTAGTGGCAACCACGCCATGCTGGAGGAAAAATACTCTCCCATGACGATCCGCTTTTTCATCTTGCAGGCCCACTACCGTAGCACCCTGGACTTTAGCAACGAAGCCCTGCAGGCGGCGCGCAAAGGCTATACCAAGCTGATGAACGGCCTGCGGGTGCTGGCCAAACTGAGCACCGCCGTGGAAGACGCAGGCACGCCGGATGCCCAACTGAACGAAGAGCTGCTTAAGCTGAGCGAAGACTGCTTCCGGGGCATGAACGATGACCTGAATACTGCGCGCACGATTGCCGCGTTATTTAACCTGCTCAAGAAGATCAACAGCCTTTACCTGGGGCAGCTTCCGATGGCAGCGATAACCAGGGGCACCTTCGACACGATCCGCAGCACTTATACCCAGCTGGTACTGGATGTGCTGGGCCTGCAGGAGGAGCCTTCGGGCGATGTAGAGGAGATGCTGGAGCTGGTGCTGGGCTTTTACAAAGAAGCAAAAGAAACCAAAGCCTACGACAAAGTGGACCACATCCGGGCTGAGCTGAAGAAACAGGGGATCGTAATTAAAGATTTGAAAACAGGAATTGACTGGGCTTATGAAGAATAA
- a CDS encoding M28 family peptidase: MKNNMIALVLLLAGSLAMYSCDSATNGGSQQVASTEEAKPAVKAPAFNADSAYKFVAKQVAFGPRVPNTPAAQQTGDWIISKLKEYGAEVKVQSFQMRAFDGKMLNLRNIIASYNPQTANRVLLAAHWDTRPFADKDSSNQDKPIDGANDGGSGVGVLLEMARTIHTAQQKPAVGVDMIFFDGEDYGQPDNSGIPYKEDTWCLGAQYWSKNKHVPNYKANYGILLDMVGAENAKFAREGTSMQHAKGIVDKVWKAANHIGYSDYFKYENAPAITDDHSYVNNWANIRMIDVIEYNMGAPDGDYFGPYHHRHTDNMDVISPRTLKAVGQTMLHVVYNE; the protein is encoded by the coding sequence ATGAAGAATAATATGATAGCGCTGGTGCTGTTGCTCGCTGGTTCGCTGGCCATGTATAGCTGCGACTCTGCCACCAACGGCGGCAGCCAGCAGGTGGCCAGCACCGAAGAAGCCAAGCCGGCGGTAAAAGCGCCGGCTTTTAATGCCGACTCCGCTTATAAGTTTGTGGCCAAGCAGGTGGCTTTCGGGCCGCGCGTGCCCAACACACCGGCGGCACAGCAAACGGGCGACTGGATCATCAGCAAGCTAAAGGAATATGGAGCCGAGGTAAAGGTTCAGAGCTTTCAGATGCGCGCTTTTGACGGCAAAATGCTTAACCTGCGCAACATCATCGCCTCTTATAACCCGCAGACGGCCAACCGCGTGCTGCTGGCTGCCCACTGGGATACGCGCCCTTTTGCCGACAAGGACAGCAGCAACCAGGATAAACCCATTGACGGGGCCAACGACGGCGGCAGCGGCGTTGGCGTACTGCTGGAAATGGCCCGCACTATACACACCGCGCAGCAGAAACCTGCAGTAGGCGTGGATATGATCTTTTTTGACGGCGAGGATTATGGCCAGCCCGATAACAGCGGCATACCCTATAAGGAAGATACCTGGTGCCTGGGCGCGCAATACTGGAGCAAAAACAAACACGTGCCCAACTATAAAGCCAACTACGGCATCCTGCTGGACATGGTCGGCGCTGAGAACGCCAAGTTTGCCCGCGAAGGTACTTCGATGCAACATGCCAAAGGGATTGTGGACAAAGTATGGAAAGCGGCTAATCACATCGGCTACTCCGACTACTTTAAGTATGAGAATGCTCCCGCCATTACCGACGACCATTCTTATGTGAACAACTGGGCCAATATTCGCATGATCGACGTGATCGAATATAACATGGGCGCCCCCGACGGCGATTATTTTGGCCCTTACCATCACCGCCATACCGACAACATGGACGTGATCAGCCCCCGGACGCTGAAAGCCGTGGGCCAGACCATGCTGCATGTAGTGTATAACGAGTAA
- a CDS encoding amidohydrolase family protein — protein MRSEKQLVVALGLAVLLGSSPVLAQEKPHVFKGARIIPVSGEPIAQGVLVVQHGKITALGPVGKVKVPKDAVEFDMTGKVLMPGLVDTHSHLGEGSGGDGSAALHPDVRVMDGINPISDTFKRALAGGITTVNVMPGSGHLMSGQTVYLKMREGKTIEDLTFCTDVTNGICGGMKMANGTNPMRPAPFPGTRAKSAAMDRQLFLDAQQYQKKIKAAKGKADKMPERKPQLDPIVEILDGRRIVHFHTHRYEDILTALRLQKEFGFKLVLHHVSEAWKAVDEIKAAGVPASIITLDSPGGKVEAVGIHNSNGAVLERAGVLTAFHTDDGITDSRLFMRNVSLAVRAGMSKEKAIEGITLAGAKMLELDGRVGSLEKGKDADFVVLSGEPFSVYTHVEQTWVEGKKRFDLANPEDKKFATGGYNAYNGALDFHTD, from the coding sequence ATGAGATCTGAGAAGCAGTTAGTGGTGGCGCTTGGCCTGGCGGTGCTGCTGGGCAGCAGCCCTGTGCTGGCACAGGAAAAGCCGCATGTTTTTAAAGGGGCCCGCATTATTCCCGTTTCCGGCGAGCCCATTGCACAGGGCGTACTGGTGGTGCAGCATGGCAAAATTACCGCCCTAGGGCCTGTTGGCAAAGTGAAGGTGCCCAAAGATGCCGTGGAGTTTGATATGACCGGCAAGGTGCTGATGCCCGGCCTGGTAGATACGCATTCGCACCTGGGCGAAGGCTCCGGTGGCGATGGGTCGGCGGCACTGCACCCCGATGTGCGGGTGATGGATGGCATCAACCCCATAAGCGATACCTTCAAGCGGGCGCTGGCCGGCGGCATTACCACCGTGAACGTGATGCCGGGCTCAGGCCATTTGATGAGCGGCCAGACAGTATACCTCAAAATGCGCGAAGGCAAGACCATCGAAGACCTGACCTTCTGCACCGATGTGACCAACGGCATCTGCGGCGGCATGAAAATGGCCAATGGTACCAACCCCATGCGGCCGGCTCCTTTCCCGGGCACCCGCGCCAAATCGGCGGCCATGGACCGCCAGCTGTTCCTGGACGCGCAGCAGTATCAGAAAAAAATAAAAGCCGCCAAAGGCAAAGCCGATAAAATGCCGGAACGCAAGCCGCAGCTCGACCCGATTGTAGAGATACTAGATGGCCGGCGCATTGTGCACTTCCACACCCACCGCTACGAAGATATTTTAACGGCCCTGCGCCTGCAAAAAGAGTTTGGCTTTAAGCTGGTGCTGCACCACGTGAGCGAAGCCTGGAAAGCGGTGGATGAGATTAAAGCAGCCGGTGTGCCTGCCTCCATCATCACCCTGGATTCGCCGGGCGGTAAGGTCGAAGCCGTGGGCATTCACAACTCCAATGGCGCCGTGCTGGAGCGGGCGGGCGTGCTGACAGCCTTCCATACAGACGATGGTATTACCGACTCCCGCCTGTTTATGCGCAACGTATCGCTGGCGGTGCGGGCCGGCATGAGCAAGGAAAAAGCGATTGAGGGTATTACGCTGGCCGGCGCCAAAATGCTGGAACTCGATGGCCGCGTAGGATCGCTGGAGAAAGGCAAAGATGCAGATTTTGTGGTGCTCAGCGGCGAGCCCTTCAGCGTGTACACGCACGTGGAGCAGACGTGGGTAGAGGGCAAAAAACGCTTTGACCTGGCCAACCCCGAGGATAAGAAGTTTGCCACTGGTGGCTATAATGCCTACAATGGTGCACTGGATTTCCACACCGATTAA
- a CDS encoding amidohydrolase family protein has translation MHKNIQKASAILAAGLAILGGQQARAQIAIKGETVYTMAGAPVKNGVVLIKDGKIEAVGANLAVPQNYKVYQAKVVTPGLVDAHTSVGLAGIYNIPADQQQLEKTAPLQPELRALDAYDPNEELIDWVRRYGVTTINTGHAPGALASGQTMVIKTSPQGFRTLMDTTSMVAFTLGSTVAENYNSPKTAAKGLAMLRSELQAAQVYGKKMANADASKRPDRNLKLEYLAGVLSGKYKALVTANKAQDIMGALRLAKEFNLKMVLDGAAEAYLLVDEIKAAGVPVIIHPTMARANEDLKNMSFETAGVLAKAGIPVAIQSGFEAYVPRARVILFEASVAVANGMSPEQALAAITSTPARIIGQEQRVGSLEKNKDADVVLFDGDPFEYTSHVCAVIIDGQVVSNECM, from the coding sequence ATGCATAAAAATATACAAAAGGCTTCTGCCATACTTGCCGCCGGGCTGGCCATACTTGGTGGGCAGCAGGCGCGCGCGCAGATCGCCATCAAAGGTGAAACCGTTTATACCATGGCAGGCGCGCCGGTTAAAAATGGTGTGGTGCTGATAAAAGACGGCAAAATTGAAGCCGTAGGCGCTAACCTGGCCGTGCCGCAAAACTACAAAGTATACCAGGCCAAAGTAGTCACGCCGGGGCTGGTGGATGCCCATACTTCGGTAGGGTTGGCCGGCATTTACAACATCCCGGCCGACCAGCAGCAGCTCGAAAAAACGGCGCCGTTGCAGCCCGAGCTTCGCGCCCTGGATGCTTACGACCCTAACGAGGAGCTCATCGACTGGGTGCGCCGCTATGGTGTTACCACCATCAACACGGGCCACGCGCCGGGCGCCCTGGCCAGCGGGCAAACCATGGTCATCAAAACATCCCCGCAGGGTTTTAGAACGCTAATGGATACCACCAGCATGGTTGCTTTTACGCTGGGATCTACCGTGGCGGAGAACTATAACTCGCCAAAGACCGCTGCCAAAGGACTGGCCATGTTGCGCTCCGAGCTGCAGGCGGCGCAGGTATACGGCAAGAAAATGGCCAATGCCGATGCCAGCAAGCGCCCGGACCGCAACCTGAAACTGGAATACCTGGCCGGTGTGCTCAGTGGCAAGTATAAGGCGCTTGTTACTGCCAACAAAGCCCAGGATATTATGGGCGCCCTGCGCCTGGCCAAAGAGTTTAACCTCAAAATGGTGCTGGATGGCGCTGCAGAAGCATACCTGCTGGTAGACGAGATAAAAGCGGCCGGTGTTCCCGTGATCATTCATCCCACTATGGCGCGCGCCAACGAAGACCTGAAGAACATGTCGTTCGAGACGGCGGGCGTGTTGGCAAAAGCCGGCATCCCGGTGGCTATCCAGAGTGGCTTTGAGGCCTATGTGCCACGCGCCCGCGTGATCCTTTTTGAGGCAAGCGTAGCTGTAGCCAACGGTATGAGCCCCGAGCAGGCCCTGGCCGCCATTACCTCCACCCCCGCCCGCATCATTGGGCAGGAGCAGCGGGTAGGCTCGCTCGAAAAGAACAAGGACGCCGACGTGGTGCTCTTCGATGGCGATCCGTTCGAGTACACCTCGCATGTATGCGCCGTGATCATCGATGGCCAGGTGGTCAGCAACGAGTGTATGTAA
- a CDS encoding class I fructose-bisphosphate aldolase produces the protein MTFDSIVSLLAADADSLLQHESKTFSRELLHVPGPDFVERIFVPSNRNPQVLRNLQQLFDHGRLGGTGYLSILPVDQGIEHTAGASFAPNPIYFDPENIIRLAMEGGCNAVATTFGNLAILSRKYAHRIPFVVKINHNELMTFPTKYNQIMFGSVEDAWNLGAAAVGATIYFGSEESSRQIVEVAQAFERAHELGMATILWCYTRNNAFKKDGVDYHVAADLTAQANHLGVTIQADIIKQKLPENNGGFKAIGFGKTHEKMYSELATDHPIDLCRYQVANCYMGRAGLINSGGESKGESDLADAVRTAVINKRAGGMGLISGRKAFQKDMNAGVALLQAIQDVYLAREITLA, from the coding sequence ATGACGTTCGATTCCATCGTTTCTCTACTTGCCGCCGATGCCGACAGCCTGCTGCAGCACGAAAGCAAAACCTTCTCCCGCGAGCTGTTGCACGTACCGGGACCTGACTTTGTGGAAAGGATCTTTGTGCCTTCTAACCGCAACCCGCAGGTGCTACGCAACCTGCAGCAGCTCTTCGACCACGGACGCCTCGGCGGAACGGGCTACCTGTCCATCCTGCCTGTAGACCAGGGCATCGAGCATACGGCGGGCGCCTCATTTGCGCCCAACCCGATCTATTTCGACCCGGAGAACATTATCCGGCTAGCCATGGAAGGCGGCTGCAATGCCGTGGCCACCACCTTTGGGAACCTGGCCATCTTGTCGCGGAAGTATGCGCACCGGATCCCTTTTGTGGTGAAGATCAACCACAACGAGCTGATGACCTTTCCCACCAAGTATAACCAGATCATGTTCGGTTCGGTGGAGGATGCCTGGAACCTGGGCGCTGCAGCGGTAGGTGCTACCATCTACTTTGGATCGGAAGAGTCGTCGCGCCAGATCGTGGAAGTGGCCCAGGCTTTTGAGCGGGCGCATGAGCTGGGCATGGCCACCATCCTGTGGTGCTACACCCGCAACAATGCCTTCAAAAAAGACGGCGTAGATTACCACGTCGCTGCCGACCTGACGGCGCAGGCCAACCACTTGGGCGTTACCATCCAGGCCGATATCATCAAGCAGAAACTGCCCGAAAACAACGGCGGCTTTAAAGCCATCGGTTTCGGAAAGACACATGAGAAGATGTATAGCGAGCTGGCCACCGATCACCCCATCGACCTGTGCCGCTACCAGGTAGCCAACTGCTATATGGGCCGCGCCGGCCTGATCAACTCCGGGGGCGAGTCGAAAGGGGAGTCGGACCTGGCCGATGCAGTGCGCACGGCAGTCATTAACAAACGGGCTGGTGGCATGGGGCTGATCTCGGGCCGCAAAGCGTTTCAGAAAGATATGAACGCTGGCGTGGCGCTGCTGCAGGCCATTCAGGATGTTTACCTGGCACGTGAGATTACACTGGCGTAA
- the accD gene encoding acetyl-CoA carboxylase, carboxyltransferase subunit beta, with amino-acid sequence MPWFKRVEKGIHTPTEEKKETPDGLWYKCPACKTVTSMAEHRKNLSTCVKCDYHDRIGSKEYFAILFDDNTFTELDENLTSGDPLNFVDSKPYPQRIAATQKSTGLKDAVRSGYGKMNGQDITIACMDFAFIGGSMGSVVGEKIARAVDHARKTRTPFLMISKSGGARMMEAGFSLMQMAKTSARLALLAEEKLPYISLLTDPTTGGVTASYAMLGDFNIAEPGALIGFAGPRVIKETIGKDLPKGFQSAEFVLEHGFLDFIVDRKALKQKLSDLLAMLRPADAEAPAEPKLKNGKVANAS; translated from the coding sequence ATGCCTTGGTTTAAAAGAGTAGAAAAAGGAATCCATACCCCAACCGAAGAGAAAAAAGAGACGCCCGACGGGTTGTGGTACAAGTGCCCGGCCTGCAAAACGGTGACCAGTATGGCCGAGCACCGCAAGAACCTGAGCACCTGCGTAAAGTGCGATTACCACGACCGCATCGGCTCCAAGGAATATTTCGCGATCTTGTTTGACGACAACACCTTTACAGAGCTGGATGAGAACCTGACCTCAGGCGATCCGCTGAACTTTGTAGATTCCAAGCCCTACCCGCAGCGTATAGCCGCCACCCAAAAAAGTACCGGTCTGAAAGACGCCGTGCGTTCGGGCTACGGCAAAATGAACGGGCAGGACATCACCATCGCCTGTATGGACTTTGCCTTTATCGGCGGCTCGATGGGCTCGGTGGTAGGCGAGAAGATTGCCCGCGCTGTGGACCATGCCCGTAAAACCCGTACGCCTTTCCTGATGATCTCCAAATCGGGTGGTGCCCGCATGATGGAAGCTGGTTTCTCGCTGATGCAAATGGCTAAAACCTCTGCCCGCCTGGCCTTGCTGGCCGAAGAGAAGCTGCCCTATATCTCGCTGCTCACCGATCCGACTACGGGCGGCGTAACGGCATCATATGCCATGCTGGGTGATTTTAACATTGCCGAGCCAGGCGCCCTGATCGGTTTTGCCGGCCCGCGCGTGATCAAGGAAACCATTGGCAAAGACCTGCCAAAAGGCTTCCAGAGCGCAGAGTTTGTGCTGGAGCACGGCTTCCTGGACTTTATTGTGGACCGCAAGGCCCTGAAGCAGAAACTAAGCGATTTGCTGGCCATGCTGCGCCCTGCAGATGCAGAGGCACCGGCAGAACCCAAGCTGAAAAACGGCAAAGTGGCAAACGCATCCTAA
- a CDS encoding OmpA family protein, translated as MKLIKMSLSSLLAVTLLFSSCQSSKPVAGVGNDGTVVSQPKPAENEKPGMKKTTKGGIIGAGGGAVLGGLIGNRLGNTAAGAIIGAAVGGATGAVIGRRMDKQAEELEKSMENAKVERVGEAIRINFDSGILFKTNSAELSATAKQDIQKFAQTLQKYEGTNVIIEGHTDNTGSYELNQRLSERRAESVAAYARSLGVDGSRLQAKGYSYDQPIADNNTVEGRSQNRRVEIIIVANEELKNAAENGEVK; from the coding sequence ATGAAACTTATCAAAATGTCCCTCAGCTCCCTGCTGGCAGTTACGCTGTTATTTTCTTCGTGCCAGTCGTCCAAGCCTGTGGCAGGCGTAGGAAACGACGGAACAGTAGTGAGCCAGCCAAAACCTGCCGAGAATGAAAAACCGGGCATGAAAAAAACAACCAAAGGCGGTATTATTGGTGCCGGTGGTGGTGCAGTGTTAGGTGGCCTTATCGGTAACAGATTGGGCAACACGGCAGCAGGCGCTATTATTGGGGCCGCCGTAGGAGGTGCCACAGGTGCCGTGATCGGCCGCCGCATGGACAAGCAGGCCGAAGAGCTGGAGAAAAGCATGGAGAATGCCAAAGTGGAGCGCGTAGGCGAGGCCATCCGGATCAACTTTGACTCCGGCATTTTATTCAAGACCAACTCTGCCGAACTGAGCGCTACAGCCAAACAGGACATTCAGAAGTTTGCCCAGACGCTGCAGAAGTATGAGGGCACCAATGTGATCATCGAAGGCCACACGGACAACACCGGTAGCTATGAGCTGAACCAGCGCCTGTCGGAGCGCCGTGCCGAGTCAGTGGCAGCCTATGCCCGCAGCCTGGGAGTGGATGGCTCGCGCCTGCAGGCCAAAGGCTACAGCTACGATCAGCCGATTGCAGATAACAATACCGTGGAAGGCCGTAGCCAGAACCGCCGCGTAGAGATCATCATTGTTGCCAACGAGGAGCTGAAGAACGCTGCTGAAAACGGCGAAGTAAAATAA
- a CDS encoding OmpA family protein, whose product MKNLRIYLSIIAILGIFFTSCTKNQTANTSTTERKGMSKTAKGGIIGAGSGAVVGGVIGRVAGNTAAGAIIGAAVGGTAGAVIGRRMDKQAEELRRDLEGAQVERVGEGIKITFNSGILFQTSSAQLQPAAQTDIAQLSETLKKYPDTNVLIEGHTDNTGSRELNQRLSEQRAQSVADYAASMGVDRSRMTTKGYAFDQPVADNSTEAGRQQNRRVEIAIYANEKMKKAAERGDL is encoded by the coding sequence ATGAAAAATTTAAGAATTTATCTATCCATTATTGCCATACTAGGTATCTTTTTCACTTCGTGTACTAAAAACCAGACAGCCAACACCAGCACTACTGAAAGGAAAGGCATGAGCAAGACTGCCAAAGGTGGCATTATTGGTGCCGGCTCTGGTGCGGTAGTAGGGGGCGTTATTGGTAGAGTAGCAGGTAACACAGCTGCCGGTGCCATTATTGGTGCCGCTGTGGGTGGTACTGCCGGTGCTGTAATTGGCCGCCGTATGGACAAGCAGGCCGAAGAACTTCGCCGTGACCTGGAAGGCGCCCAAGTGGAGCGTGTAGGCGAAGGTATCAAGATCACGTTCAATTCCGGTATCCTGTTCCAGACCAGCTCTGCACAGTTGCAGCCAGCTGCCCAAACAGATATTGCGCAGCTTTCTGAAACACTGAAGAAATACCCGGATACCAACGTGCTGATCGAAGGCCACACCGATAATACCGGTTCCCGTGAGCTGAACCAGCGTCTTTCTGAGCAGCGTGCCCAGTCGGTAGCGGATTATGCCGCCTCTATGGGTGTAGATCGTAGCCGCATGACCACCAAAGGATATGCCTTTGACCAGCCGGTGGCAGACAATTCTACAGAAGCAGGCCGTCAGCAGAACCGCCGTGTAGAGATCGCTATCTATGCCAACGAAAAAATGAAGAAAGCTGCTGAGCGCGGTGATCTATAA